A DNA window from Parabacteroides johnsonii DSM 18315 contains the following coding sequences:
- the hemG gene encoding protoporphyrinogen oxidase, translated as MDSQQTDILIIGAGLTGLTTGFWLTRAGKDIHILEKADRVGGQIHTFREKDFVYESGPNTGVVSYPEVAELFEALSPACALETAREESKRRLIWKGDRFRALPSGLFSAVTTPLFTLGDKFRILGEPFRAKGNNPDESVGELAARRLGKSFLHYAVDPFLSGVYAGDPMKLVTRYALPKLYNLEQQYGSFIRGTIAKAKQPKTDRDRLASKKVFSVAGGLDKLTGAMAEAIAPAHITLSAADVTVRPCANKWMATYSTADGEQTIIAERIVTTTGAYTLPALLPFVPKEKMDRISNLYYAPVVQASVGFRDTGGLRFDAFGGLVPSCEKKDVLGILFPSACFAGRAPEEGALFSFFIGGVKHADLTTWPEEELKALIRHELHTMLKFPEETEPDMIRVFRHEHAIPQYEQNSGTRFETIDELQAHYPGLTLAGNIKGGIGMADRIRQATEIANKLING; from the coding sequence ATGGACTCCCAGCAGACAGATATTCTGATTATCGGTGCCGGATTGACCGGATTGACGACCGGTTTCTGGTTAACTCGCGCCGGAAAAGACATTCATATCCTCGAGAAGGCTGATCGTGTCGGAGGACAAATCCATACGTTCCGCGAAAAGGATTTTGTCTACGAAAGCGGCCCCAATACAGGTGTCGTCTCCTACCCCGAAGTCGCCGAACTTTTCGAAGCCCTCTCCCCTGCCTGTGCACTGGAGACTGCCCGCGAAGAATCCAAACGTCGGCTGATCTGGAAAGGAGATCGGTTCCGGGCCCTCCCGTCCGGACTGTTCAGTGCAGTCACGACTCCTCTGTTTACGCTTGGCGACAAGTTCCGTATCCTCGGAGAACCGTTTCGGGCAAAAGGGAACAATCCGGATGAGTCTGTCGGGGAATTGGCAGCCCGCCGCTTGGGTAAATCATTCCTGCACTATGCGGTAGACCCATTCCTATCCGGTGTCTATGCCGGCGATCCGATGAAACTCGTCACTCGTTATGCGCTCCCTAAACTCTATAACTTAGAACAGCAATATGGAAGCTTCATCCGCGGAACCATCGCGAAAGCCAAGCAGCCGAAAACGGATCGCGACCGCCTCGCCAGCAAGAAAGTATTTTCCGTCGCCGGAGGGTTGGACAAACTGACCGGGGCGATGGCCGAGGCGATCGCCCCGGCCCATATCACACTGTCGGCCGCTGACGTCACAGTCCGCCCTTGTGCAAACAAATGGATGGCTACCTATTCGACAGCCGACGGCGAACAGACTATTATTGCGGAACGGATAGTTACGACCACCGGCGCTTATACACTGCCGGCCCTGTTGCCGTTTGTCCCGAAAGAAAAGATGGACCGGATCAGTAACTTGTATTATGCACCGGTCGTACAGGCCAGCGTCGGGTTCCGCGACACCGGTGGATTACGTTTCGATGCGTTCGGAGGCCTGGTTCCTTCCTGTGAGAAAAAAGATGTGCTCGGAATTCTTTTCCCCTCCGCTTGTTTTGCCGGACGGGCTCCGGAAGAGGGTGCCCTCTTCTCGTTCTTTATCGGAGGCGTAAAGCATGCCGACCTGACGACCTGGCCGGAAGAGGAACTGAAAGCGCTCATCAGACACGAGCTCCACACCATGTTGAAATTTCCGGAGGAAACGGAACCTGATATGATCCGTGTCTTCCGTCACGAACATGCCATTCCGCAATACGAACAGAATAGCGGCACCCGCTTCGAAACGATCGACGAACTGCAAGCGCATTACCCTGGCCTTACATTGGCCGGAAACATCAAAGGCGGTATCGGCATGGCTGACCGTATCCGCCAAGCCACAGAAATTGCGAATAAATTAATAAACGGGTAA
- a CDS encoding putative signal transducing protein: protein MEDKIVEIARFYEPEAAQMIESLLKSEGIKCYLRNEYTSQVMYPANMGGIRIELLESEVPRAMEILEANGYEFPKEDEEAEQIQAVSGWTRHVPFLRHLPLEKQIIVLFILVAVFLALVIYFGSLVSSN, encoded by the coding sequence ATGGAAGATAAAATAGTTGAAATAGCTCGTTTCTATGAACCGGAAGCAGCACAGATGATCGAATCCCTCCTGAAATCGGAAGGAATCAAATGTTATCTGAGAAACGAATATACGAGCCAGGTCATGTACCCAGCCAATATGGGTGGCATTCGCATTGAACTGCTTGAAAGCGAAGTTCCCCGTGCAATGGAGATTTTGGAAGCAAACGGATACGAATTTCCGAAAGAAGACGAAGAAGCCGAACAGATTCAAGCCGTTTCAGGTTGGACACGTCACGTTCCGTTCCTCCGTCATCTTCCTCTCGAAAAACAAATTATCGTTCTTTTTATCCTTGTAGCCGTATTTTTGGCCTTGGTCATTTATTTCGGTTCGCTTGTATCATCCAACTAA